A segment of the Acidobacteriota bacterium genome:
ACTTTCTCTCACGGGTCGTTGTCTTCATGGCTTTTCCTTTCGTTGAAGTTTTTGATCAGCCTAACAGCAGCGACCCGCTGCTTTCTCCGGCGCCGGTTCGAAAACCGGCTCACATAGCATCTGAAAGCGTGGGATAACGCCACAGGGTGGCTCAAAACTTCTGACGCGCTGCATTAGCGGTTATTCGGCCCCAGGCCTCCGGCACGCTATACTGGGCAGCAGATGGACCCAAGAGTCGCCAGCGTCAATATTGAGCGCCAGGGACGGCAGGTCGAGGATCTGCTGGCGGTGGAGGAGCCGCTGGAGATCCGCGTGGTCTATTTTGATGAGGGAGAGCTTCGCGAAGAGGCGGTCTCAATCACCATGCGCACGCCGGGCAACGACTGGGAACTGGCGCTGGGCTTCCTGCACGGCGAAGGACTTCTGCCCGATGCCTCGCTGCTGGCCTCGCGCAAGCCGCTTTTGCCCGAGCGTTCCGGCTGCAACAGCGTGCGCGTCAACTTCGCCAAGGAGGCGGCTTTCGATCCTTCGTCGCTCAAGCGCCACTTCTACACCACCTCCAGTTGCGGGGTGTGCGGCAAAGCCTCGCTGGACGCGCTGCGGGCCAATCTGGGCCAGGTGGCGCTCGATCCCCGCTGTCCTCAAGTGAACCGCTCCGTCATTTCCTCGCTGCCCAAGAAGCTCCGCGATGCCCAGGCCGTCTTCCAGCAAACCGGCGGACTGCACGCCGCCGGAATCTTCTCGCCTACTGGCCGGCTCATCCTCAGCCGCGAAGACGTGGGACGCCACAACGCGGTCGACAAGGCGGTGGGACGCCTCCTGCTGGACGACGCCCTGCCGGCCTCCGACTGCATCCTCATGGTCAGCGGACGCACCAGCTTCGAGATCCTGCAAAAGGCCCTGGCCGCCGGCATCCCCATGGTGGCCGCCGTCAGCGCCCCCTCCAGCCTGGCCGTCCAACTGGCTCAGGAGTTCGACCTCACCCTGTGCGGCTTCGTTCGCCAAGGCGACTTCAACACCTACCACGACCCCGGCCGCCTGAGCGGCTGAAACCTCGTCGCCGCGCGCCGTCGAAGAGGTGGCCCCAAATCAGATTCGATGACGACCGCGAAGCTTGCACTTTCACCGCCACCATTCCCAAGCCTTTCACGAGAAGGTGAAACTCACCCCCACAGCCAGCCTCCGCTCACACCTTGCCGCCCTCTACGAGAAGTCCATGCAGCTCAATGCCGACAACCAGAACGCCGTCCAAAAGCCGGAAGATCTGCAGCGGTAGACGAGAGCACCATTCCTCACAATGCCCATTGACACGTTGACGGGTTTTCGAGTAGCCTTTGGCCTGTCGGGGGACAAATTTTAGTTTTCTACGGAGAAGGAGAAGACTATGTCGAATTACCTTTCCCCCGCAGGCCGTCGTCTGCTCATTGCGGCGCTGGCTCTCACCTCACTGGCGCTGCTCTCGTCCTTCGCGCCCGCTTCGCTTCAGAAGGCGACACCCGACAGCCACGCTGTCAATTACCAGATAGATCCCGACGGGCGCCAGTTGGCTATCGGTTCGCTGCTCGACCCCGACGGGCGGCAGCTTGCCATCGGCTCGTTGCTCGATCCCGATGGCCGTCTGCTGGCCGGAGGCCCTGACTGGGACCCCAATGGACGGGCCTCCCATCCGACTATGGACCCCAACGGCCGTTTGCGGACTCCAGGTCCCGTCATTTTTCCCGACCGGCTGGCCCTGGGCTCGACCCTCGATCCCGACGGCTTGACGCGCACCGGTGGCCCTGACTGGGATCCCAATGGCCGGACGCTGGCCGCGCTTCCCCACTTGGACCCCAACGGACAGACGCTGGCCGCGCTTCCCCACCTGGACCCCGACGGAAGCATGCTGGCGACACTCCCGTATCTGGACCCCGACGGAAGGATGCTGGCGACACTCCCGTATCTGGACCCCAACGGGCGGATGCTGGCCACAAATCCAGTCCTGGGTCCCATGGACTGGACACACAGGGGCGGTCCTGAATGGGATCCCGACGGCCACCTCCTGACGGCTTTGCCTGACTTGGATCCCAATGGTCGTCTGCCGGCCTAAGCAGTGCCATAGCTGTGCCGTGCTGATTCCACCCAAGCCTCCCCGGCCCAGGGCTCGGGCACAATAAGCGGAACGCCAGCCTCGCCGCGACGTTGAAAGACTGAGAGGAGCACGAAATGAAGAGATTCCTATGGATTCTACTGGCGATCTCACTTATTACAGGGTCGGCTTGGGCGGCATCGGCCGACAAGGCCGAAGACGAAAAAGGCGTCCGCGCCGCCATTGAAGATTATGTGCTGGGCATTTACCTGGTGGAACCCGAGCGCATCGAGCGAAGCGTCCATCCCGACCTGTGGAAGCGCGGCTTCTACCGCCAGGACGGCCAGTACACGCTCTACCCCATGACCTTCGAGCAACTGGTCAAGCTGGCCGGCGACTGGAACGAGAACGGACGCGTCGACCCCGAGTCCGCGCCTCAGAAGATCGAAATCTACGAAGTGCTCGACAAGACCGCCTCGGCCAAACTGACCGCCGAGTGGGGCATCGACTACTTCCACCTGGCCAAAGTCGATGGCAAGTGGGTCATCATGAACGTCCTCTGGCAGTCGCCCCCGCCTGCCGAATAGTGGCGAATCGGCTCCGCGGTTCACAGCAGAACTGCAGCTCCATTCGAGGCCCGATTGTCTAAGGAGTTGTCTGACCCTGCGAAAGCATCGGATCCTAATCACTGGGTAAGCCGCTGGAAGCCGACTTGCTCGAAATCGGAATCGAGCGATATGGCAGTGCCTCCCTCGGCGTCATCGTGTTTCACCTCGAAGGGCAGCTAACCTCGGATGAGGCGGAGGTTCAGGGGGTAGCGGTGGGGTTGGCCGTTGCCGGCGCGGATGGTGGCCACGAGGATGAGGATGAAATCGGTCAAGGCCACGACGGGCAACAAGAAGGCTACAGGGATGAACAGGAAGACCAAACCAGGCTGGCGGTCCAGCACCGGGAGCATGATCAGGGCCAGGAAGATGAGGCAGAAAACGAGTGCCGCGAAGATCAGCGTGAGGGTGATCTGAAAGTTGACGGCCTCGCGCCCCTGCTCGTCGATAAAGGGGTGCTCGTGGCGTTTCACCAGCCACACGACCAGCGGGCCGATGATGTGGCCAAACGGCACCAGGAAGGCGCCGAAGGCCGCCAGGTGGCAAAAGGCCGCCCAGGTGCGGGCGTCACGCTCTCTGTTGGGGATGGGCTCGTTCATGGCGGGCCTCGACTCGTCTTTCGTGCTTGCTCCTGTATGAACGAACCGGGGGGCCATCTTATTCAATGGCGGTCATCGAAGTAAAAATTCCAGTAGAACAGGTTGGGCAGTCGTAGGACTTCAGTCCCCAGCGGCGACCGCTGAGGCCGGAGTTCCGCAACCGCTCTGAGGGCGCAGCCGAGCGGGGTTCGTTCTCCTCAGTGAGTCGGCAGTCCCGCCGGGAGCCCCCCAGGCCGCCACCGCCCTGAAACGGAAGCGGCCTCAAGAGACATGCGGACCCCGCTACTCCTGTCCCCCGGTGGTTTCGGTGGGTTCAGGAGAAGGGCTGCGGGAATGTTTTTCGAACCAGTGGCGCAGGTACAGTTGGG
Coding sequences within it:
- the fdhD gene encoding formate dehydrogenase accessory sulfurtransferase FdhD, coding for MDPRVASVNIERQGRQVEDLLAVEEPLEIRVVYFDEGELREEAVSITMRTPGNDWELALGFLHGEGLLPDASLLASRKPLLPERSGCNSVRVNFAKEAAFDPSSLKRHFYTTSSCGVCGKASLDALRANLGQVALDPRCPQVNRSVISSLPKKLRDAQAVFQQTGGLHAAGIFSPTGRLILSREDVGRHNAVDKAVGRLLLDDALPASDCILMVSGRTSFEILQKALAAGIPMVAAVSAPSSLAVQLAQEFDLTLCGFVRQGDFNTYHDPGRLSG
- a CDS encoding DUF4870 domain-containing protein, with product MNEPIPNRERDARTWAAFCHLAAFGAFLVPFGHIIGPLVVWLVKRHEHPFIDEQGREAVNFQITLTLIFAALVFCLIFLALIMLPVLDRQPGLVFLFIPVAFLLPVVALTDFILILVATIRAGNGQPHRYPLNLRLIRG
- a CDS encoding nuclear transport factor 2 family protein, which encodes MKRFLWILLAISLITGSAWAASADKAEDEKGVRAAIEDYVLGIYLVEPERIERSVHPDLWKRGFYRQDGQYTLYPMTFEQLVKLAGDWNENGRVDPESAPQKIEIYEVLDKTASAKLTAEWGIDYFHLAKVDGKWVIMNVLWQSPPPAE